A stretch of Mycobacteriales bacterium DNA encodes these proteins:
- a CDS encoding transcriptional repressor — MTTDARLTPQRRAVLDVLRAADDHPTAQDVLDRVRRTAPGIGAATVYRALNMLVAQGQALELALGDAAARYDANTTRHDHVVCVRCGAAADVDAPLPPRLARDVAQVSGFAVTGHDLKFTGLCPTCQHDSL; from the coding sequence GTGACCACCGACGCCCGGCTCACGCCCCAGCGGCGCGCCGTGCTCGACGTGCTCCGCGCCGCCGACGACCACCCCACCGCCCAGGACGTCCTCGACCGCGTCCGCCGCACCGCCCCCGGCATCGGCGCCGCCACCGTCTACCGGGCGTTGAACATGCTCGTCGCCCAGGGCCAGGCCCTCGAGCTCGCCCTCGGCGACGCCGCCGCCCGCTACGACGCCAACACCACCCGCCACGACCACGTCGTCTGCGTCCGCTGCGGCGCCGCCGCCGACGTCGACGCGCCGCTGCCGCCCCGGCTCGCGCGCGACGTCGCCCAGGTGTCAGGCTTCGCCGTCACCGGCCACGACCTCAAGTTCACGGGGCTGTGCCCCACCTGTCAGCACGACTCGCTCTAG
- a CDS encoding DUF3501 family protein, with protein sequence MKPLTIEDLDLDLDAYGARRGESRAAAIALKKKRRISLGDVVTLVFENHETLRHQVQEMIFVERTTDLAKVGEELEVYNPLLPGSHELSATLFLELPDMATLKAELPRLVGIENTFSLVVGDHVVKGIGEEGRSRDDYTATVHYLRFPMTDEERDAFRDPSVPAELAVDHPNYAENAPIPHDMRLSLLADLALDPS encoded by the coding sequence GTGAAACCGTTGACCATCGAAGACCTTGACCTCGATCTGGACGCGTACGGCGCTCGGCGGGGGGAGTCGCGGGCGGCCGCGATCGCGCTCAAGAAGAAGCGCCGCATCTCGCTCGGGGACGTCGTCACGCTCGTGTTCGAGAACCACGAGACGTTGCGGCACCAGGTGCAGGAGATGATCTTCGTGGAGCGGACCACCGACCTGGCCAAGGTCGGTGAGGAGCTCGAGGTCTACAACCCGCTGCTGCCCGGGTCGCACGAGCTGTCGGCGACGCTGTTCCTCGAGCTGCCGGACATGGCGACGCTCAAGGCCGAGCTGCCGCGGCTCGTCGGCATCGAGAACACGTTCTCCCTCGTCGTCGGCGACCACGTCGTCAAGGGCATCGGCGAGGAGGGCCGCTCCCGCGACGACTACACCGCGACCGTGCACTACCTGCGGTTCCCGATGACCGACGAGGAGCGGGACGCGTTCCGCGACCCGTCCGTCCCCGCCGAGCTCGCCGTCGACCACCCGAACTACGCCGAGAACGCGCCGATCCCCCACGACATGCGGCTGTCGCTGCTCGCCG
- a CDS encoding rubrerythrin family protein, with translation MPSLEGSKTHENLKEAFAGESQANRRYLYFARKADIEGYPDVAGLFRDVAEGETGHAFGHFDFLAEVGDPVTGSKVGKTADNLQSAIDGETYEFTEMYPGFARTARDEGFEEIAEWLETLARAEKSHAGRFAKGLDSVNANA, from the coding sequence ATGCCGTCGCTCGAAGGCAGCAAGACGCACGAGAACCTCAAGGAGGCGTTCGCCGGCGAGAGCCAGGCCAACCGCCGCTACCTCTACTTCGCCCGCAAGGCCGACATCGAGGGCTACCCGGACGTCGCCGGCCTGTTCCGCGACGTCGCGGAGGGCGAGACGGGGCACGCCTTCGGCCACTTCGACTTCCTCGCCGAGGTCGGCGACCCGGTCACCGGCTCCAAGGTCGGCAAGACCGCCGACAACCTCCAGTCCGCGATCGACGGCGAGACGTACGAGTTCACCGAGATGTACCCCGGCTTCGCCCGTACCGCGCGGGACGAGGGGTTCGAGGAGATCGCCGAGTGGCTCGAGACGCTCGCGCGCGCCGAGAAGTCGCACGCCGGCCGGTTCGCCAAGGGCCTCGACTCGGTCAACGCCAACGCCTGA